In the genome of Pseudopipra pipra isolate bDixPip1 chromosome 4, bDixPip1.hap1, whole genome shotgun sequence, one region contains:
- the ABCE1 gene encoding ATP-binding cassette sub-family E member 1 — MADKLTRIAIVNHDKCKPKKCRQECKKSCPVVRMGKLCIEVTSQSKIAWISETLCIGCGICIKKCPFGALSIVNLPSNLEKETTHRYCANAFKLHRLPIPRPGEVLGLVGTNGIGKSTALKILAGKQKPNLGKYDDPPDWQEILTYFRGSELQNYFTKILEDDLKAIIKPQYVDQIPKAAKGTVGSILDRKDETKTQTVVCQQLDLTHLKERNVEDLSGGELQRFACAVVCIQKADIFMFDEPSSYLDVKQRLKAAITIRSLINPDRYIIVVEHDLSVLDYLSDFICCLYGVPSAYGVVTMPFSVREGINIFLDGYVPTENLRFRDASLVFKVAETANEEEVKKMCMYKYPGMKKKMGEFELSIVAGEFTDSEIMVMLGENGTGKTTFIRMLAGRLTPDEGGEVPVLNVSYKPQKISPKSTGSVRQLLHEKIRDAYTHPQFVTDVMKPLQIENIIDQEVQTLSGGELQRVALALCLGKPADVYLIDEPSAYLDSEQRLMAARVIKRFILHAKKTAFVVEHDFIMATYLADRVIVFDGIPSKNTLANSPQTLLAGMNKFLSQLEITFRRDPNNYRPRINKLNSIKDVEQKKSGNYFFLDD; from the exons ATGGCAGACAAATTAACAAGAATTGCTATAGTCAACCATGACAAGTGTAAGCCAAAGAAATGTCGTCAGGAATGCAAGAAGAGTTGTCCCGTGGTTCGAATGG GAAAACTTTGCATAGAAGTCACATCACAGAGCAAAATAGCATGGATCTCAGAAACACTTTGTATTGGTTGTGGTATTTGCATCAAG AAATGTCCTTTTGGAGCCTTGTCAATTGTTAACTTACCTAGCAACCTGGAGAAAGAAACAACACATAGATATTGTGCCAATGCCTTCAAACTTCACag GTTGCCTATCCCTCGTCCAGGTGAAGTACTGGGATTGGTTGGAACCAATGGTATTGGAAAATCAACTGCCTTGAAAATTTTAGCTGGAAAACAGAAGCCAAATCTTGGAAAATATGAT GATCCACCTGACTGGCAAGAAATTTTGACTTATTTCCGAGGATCTgaattacaaaattattttaccaAGATCCTGGAAGATGACCTGAAAGCTATCATTAAACCTCAATATGTGGACCAGATTCCTAAAGCTGCAAAG GGAACAGTGGGATCAATTCTGGATAGGAAGGATGAAACTAAGACACAAACTGTTGTATGTCAGCAGCTTG ACTTAACCcatctgaaagaaagaaatgttgagGACCTTTCAGGAGGAGAGCTTCAGAGATTTGCTTGTGCAGTTGTTTGCATTCAGAAGGCTGATAT CTTCATGTTTGATGAACCTTCCAGCTACCTGGATGTCAAGCAGCGCTTGAAGGCTGCCATCACTATTCGATCTCTAATAAACCCTGACAG GTACATTATTGTCGTGGAGCATGATCTGAGTGTGTTAGATTATCTCTCTGACTTTATCTGCTGCCTGTATGGTGTGCCAAGTGCTTATGGTGTTGTTACTATGCCTTTCAGCGTAAGAGAAG GCATAAACATTTTCCTAGATGGCTATGTTCCAACAGAAAACCTAAGGTTTCGAGATGCATCTCTGGTATTTAAAGTGGCTGAGACAGCTAATGAAGAAGAGGTTAAAAAGATGTGCATGTACAAATAcccaggaatgaaaaaaaagatgggaGAATTTGAACTATCCATAGTAGCTGGAGAATTCACAGATTCTGAAATTATGGTGATGTTAGGGGAAAACG GAACTGGCAAAACAACCTTTATCCGAATGCTTGCAGGAAGACTTACACCCGATGAAGGAG GTGAGGTCCCAGTTCTAAATGTCAGCTACAAACCACAGAAAATCAGCCCTAAATCTACA gGAAGTGTCcgtcagctgctgcatgagaagatCAGAGATGCCTACACACACCCCCAGTTTGTAACTGATGTAATGAAACCTCTCCAGATAGAAAACATCATTGACCAGGAG GTTCAAACACTGTCTGGTGGTGAGTTGCAGCGTGTGGCATTAGCTCTTTGCCTGGGTAAACCTGCAGATGTGTACCTAATTGATGAGCCCTCGGCATATCTGGACTCTGAACAACGTCTGATGGCTGCCAGAGTCATTAAACG tTTCATTCTCCATGCtaaaaaaacagcttttgtgGTAGAACATGATTTTATCATGGCTACATATCTCGCTGATCGTGTGATTGTTTTTGATGGCATTCCTTCCAAGAACACACTGGCAAACAG TCCACAGACTCTTTTGGCTGGAATGAATAAATTTTTATCTCAGCTTGAAATCACTTTTAGAAGAGACCCCAACAATTACAGACCAAGAATAAACAAACTCAATTCCATCAAG GATGTGGAACAAAAGAAGAGTGGAAACTACTTCTTTCTGGATGACTAA